A section of the Gammaproteobacteria bacterium genome encodes:
- the ald gene encoding alanine dehydrogenase, with translation MRIGVPRELKPLEGRVGLIPAACASLIGEGHEIFVESGAGKKTGYHDEQYRKIGATVVADAAEVWERGEMIVKVKEPVDPDLEHLRDDHLLFCYLHLAALPELTQRLCDIGATCVAFETVEDHSLGHHLPLLAPMSDIAGRIAIQVGTHLLHQPQGGKGILLGGVPAAKRGKVVILGGGVAGGNSAVVAAGLGAEVTVFDMDRDKLEQARALGANVTGLYPHIADVEEAVSTADIVVGAVLVTGERAPHVVSKQMIHSMTPGSVVVDISVDQGGCVETTRPTTYADPTYEVDDVIHFCVTNMPGAVPRTASQALSAAIAPYAARLARPGWRDYEPLRCGINVDAGQVVHPALMK, from the coding sequence ATGCGTATTGGCGTACCACGGGAACTCAAACCGCTTGAGGGCAGGGTAGGGCTGATACCTGCAGCCTGTGCCAGTCTGATCGGCGAAGGCCACGAAATTTTTGTGGAATCCGGTGCCGGGAAAAAGACCGGTTACCACGATGAGCAATACCGCAAGATCGGAGCAACCGTTGTTGCAGATGCGGCCGAAGTGTGGGAACGGGGCGAGATGATCGTCAAGGTCAAAGAGCCGGTCGATCCGGATCTTGAGCACCTGCGCGATGATCACCTGCTGTTTTGTTATCTGCACCTGGCGGCACTGCCGGAACTGACGCAACGCCTGTGTGACATAGGTGCAACCTGTGTTGCTTTCGAGACTGTGGAAGACCACAGCCTGGGCCATCACCTGCCGCTGCTCGCGCCGATGAGCGATATAGCCGGGCGGATAGCCATCCAGGTTGGTACTCATCTCCTGCACCAGCCGCAGGGTGGGAAGGGCATACTGCTCGGCGGCGTGCCGGCCGCCAAGCGCGGCAAGGTGGTCATACTCGGTGGCGGAGTTGCCGGCGGTAACTCGGCTGTAGTCGCTGCCGGTCTCGGCGCAGAGGTGACCGTTTTCGACATGGATCGCGACAAGCTGGAGCAGGCCCGCGCGCTCGGCGCCAACGTGACCGGTCTTTATCCACACATTGCTGACGTCGAGGAAGCGGTAAGCACCGCCGACATAGTCGTTGGCGCGGTACTTGTCACCGGCGAGCGGGCGCCGCATGTCGTATCAAAACAGATGATCCACAGCATGACGCCAGGCAGCGTTGTCGTCGACATTTCAGTGGACCAGGGCGGCTGCGTCGAGACGACCCGGCCGACCACCTACGCGGATCCAACCTACGAAGTCGACGATGTGATTCATTTCTGTGTCACAAACATGCCGGGAGCTGTGCCGCGGACTGCCTCGCAGGCGCTGTCAGCGGCGATCGCGCCCTATGCCGCCCGGCTGGCGCGGCCAGGCTGGCGTGACTATGAGCCGCTGCGCTGCGGCATAAACGTCGATGCCGGGCAGGTCGTGCACCCGGCGCTGATGAAGTAA